One Paenibacillus crassostreae DNA segment encodes these proteins:
- a CDS encoding dynamin family protein: MVVGTQNNIKNGLEQLETLHHKLSAWGDWKSSQAINDLMRKKRAGEFTIAVCGHFSAGKSSLINKLCGMTILPSGPVPTSANVVMIRNGVSHAIIYPAVPTDVDASHEELMPLEVSTTQLDDYCKNGGEYSSIEVWDHIPFLGANTVLMDTPGVDSTDDGHQKATHSALHLADVVLYVMDYNHVQSENNLMFAKSLSDWGKPLYLIVNQIDKHQEHELSFLGYHEEVVTAFERWQVAYEGILYNSLKEMNHPYNQHDRLKSLITDLIVQREVLVDYSVSCSVQHVAEEHLEQYTQSLDMEKESLLEELGGEEWLGQIEAQKASLELEQTHLEGASQNERELIRIELNKLLDNSNLMPAEMRELAQLYLESRRPGFKKGLWLVGNKTLVEQEQRKNQFLNHLGERVASQVEYHVRHLISEWAAKHDLWSVEWQKKLDLFIPSIDEAMVSNAYQNEATLSGEYVLNYCTTVSELIKSHYRRRVTEFHEQLLLLLEEAAARELQQLRARMADLQQQSAASSRYAALLREEAAHAAALAELLPPRQALTPGILPVVGPLRPPAPAVAASALLGALRVAPALAPPPRSGGATGGAAGGRRQRLADAAAQLQGAAALLGQYPAMATAARGITERAAALHSGTFTLALFGAFSAGKSSFANALLGEDVLPVSPHPTTAAINRILAPQGEMKHGTAHVIMKSRESWMEDLRISFEILHLGTPDPLDWCQTVNHITSDGIHPAGLPHYTFLKAASAGWKDAEKRLGSVQSVDLAQYRAFVADESKSCFVERIDLFYSCDLTEQGIILVDTPGADSLHARHTGVTFQYMKYADAIVFVTYYNHAFTKGDRQFLSQLGRVKDSFALDKMYFIINASDLAGSSDELEQVKEHVKLNLRSSGIGSPHIYALSSMQALKGKISGDDSLQLHSGFTAFENSLNDFAGKELPGLSIQAARQEITSARMRADEWDRISRQDEVTRGVQRQELAKTWIDASRLLSQFEKMEGVEKDIEQETKELLFHVRQRIYYRIGTFFQESFHPSVLRDGAGSLKEIYMDCGRELEQILLREIDQEVWATTLRLELQSKKILDEAASRLSEQLQELDEGILLTNLKEVKDWELPNIQASHFHQSMDWQAVWHIFKSPKAFFEGKGREKLRHDIEPTLKEAIAEVVQSRQQYLANFYNTEFQQALHRRGSVLSEQLQESYNVMEETLQGADSLGQWQELSKNLIIFEQVMNDLTR, encoded by the coding sequence ATGGTGGTAGGAACACAAAATAATATTAAAAATGGATTAGAACAATTGGAAACGCTTCATCATAAGTTATCCGCTTGGGGAGATTGGAAAAGTAGTCAAGCGATCAATGATCTCATGCGTAAGAAAAGAGCTGGGGAATTTACAATTGCAGTGTGTGGTCATTTCTCAGCGGGAAAATCAAGTCTAATTAATAAGTTATGTGGAATGACTATTTTACCTTCTGGTCCAGTTCCTACAAGTGCTAATGTTGTCATGATTCGCAATGGAGTTTCTCATGCAATCATATATCCTGCCGTTCCAACGGATGTAGATGCTAGTCATGAAGAACTAATGCCACTTGAAGTATCAACAACACAACTTGATGATTATTGTAAGAACGGTGGTGAATATTCTTCGATCGAGGTATGGGATCATATTCCTTTTCTAGGTGCAAATACTGTGCTAATGGACACACCCGGAGTGGACTCTACAGATGATGGACATCAGAAGGCTACTCACTCAGCACTTCATTTAGCGGATGTTGTTCTATATGTGATGGATTATAACCATGTTCAATCAGAGAATAACTTAATGTTTGCGAAGAGTCTATCTGATTGGGGTAAACCTTTGTATTTGATTGTGAATCAAATCGATAAACATCAAGAGCATGAGTTATCTTTTCTAGGGTATCATGAAGAAGTGGTCACAGCCTTTGAACGTTGGCAGGTGGCTTATGAAGGGATTCTGTATAATTCTTTGAAGGAAATGAATCATCCATATAATCAGCATGATCGATTGAAGTCATTAATAACTGATTTAATTGTTCAGAGAGAAGTATTAGTGGATTATAGTGTTTCTTGTTCGGTTCAACATGTGGCTGAAGAGCATTTAGAACAATATACACAATCACTAGATATGGAGAAAGAGAGTCTGTTGGAGGAACTAGGAGGAGAAGAGTGGTTAGGTCAGATTGAGGCTCAGAAAGCTTCCTTGGAACTTGAGCAGACACATCTTGAGGGAGCGTCACAAAATGAACGAGAATTAATACGTATTGAGTTGAATAAATTGTTAGACAATTCAAACTTAATGCCAGCTGAGATGAGAGAACTAGCACAGCTTTATTTAGAGAGCCGTAGACCTGGATTTAAGAAAGGGTTATGGCTTGTAGGAAATAAGACGCTTGTCGAGCAAGAACAAAGGAAGAATCAATTTCTCAACCATCTGGGAGAACGAGTAGCATCACAGGTAGAATATCATGTTCGCCATTTGATATCTGAATGGGCAGCGAAACATGATCTATGGAGTGTGGAATGGCAAAAGAAACTGGATTTATTCATCCCTTCCATAGATGAGGCGATGGTGTCCAATGCATATCAAAATGAGGCTACGCTATCTGGCGAGTATGTTTTGAATTATTGTACTACTGTGTCTGAACTGATTAAGAGTCACTATCGTCGTAGAGTGACGGAGTTCCACGAGCAGCTTCTGCTGCTGCTCGAGGAGGCTGCTGCGCGCGAGCTGCAGCAATTACGGGCCCGCATGGCCGACCTGCAGCAGCAGTCGGCCGCTTCCTCCCGCTATGCAGCATTGCTGCGGGAGGAAGCAGCGCATGCGGCAGCTCTAGCGGAGCTGCTGCCGCCGCGCCAAGCCCTCACCCCCGGCATCCTGCCGGTGGTGGGGCCCCTACGGCCGCCCGCCCCGGCGGTGGCGGCTTCCGCACTTTTGGGCGCGCTTCGCGTCGCGCCCGCGCTCGCCCCGCCACCGCGAAGCGGCGGGGCAACTGGCGGCGCTGCCGGAGGCCGCCGCCAGCGCTTAGCAGATGCGGCCGCGCAACTGCAAGGCGCTGCCGCACTGCTCGGGCAGTACCCCGCGATGGCAACGGCCGCGCGGGGGATTACTGAACGTGCCGCCGCGCTACATAGCGGCACGTTCACACTGGCGCTGTTCGGTGCCTTCAGCGCCGGCAAGTCATCCTTCGCCAACGCCTTGCTCGGCGAAGATGTATTGCCCGTATCGCCGCATCCTACCACCGCAGCGATCAATCGTATTCTCGCGCCTCAAGGCGAGATGAAACATGGTACGGCGCATGTTATCATGAAATCTCGTGAATCATGGATGGAAGATTTAAGGATATCATTCGAAATCCTTCATCTCGGGACACCAGATCCATTGGATTGGTGTCAGACTGTAAATCATATCACTTCTGATGGAATCCATCCTGCTGGATTACCACATTATACTTTTCTAAAAGCGGCTAGTGCCGGATGGAAAGATGCTGAGAAACGGTTAGGTTCAGTTCAATCTGTTGATCTTGCACAGTATCGAGCTTTTGTGGCAGATGAGAGCAAATCATGTTTTGTGGAGCGGATCGATTTATTCTACAGTTGCGATCTAACGGAACAAGGAATTATTCTCGTGGATACACCAGGAGCAGATTCTCTGCATGCACGTCATACAGGTGTGACTTTTCAATATATGAAATATGCGGATGCGATCGTGTTTGTCACGTATTACAATCATGCCTTTACTAAAGGAGACAGACAATTTCTATCCCAATTAGGGAGAGTGAAAGATAGCTTCGCACTGGATAAGATGTATTTCATTATTAATGCTTCAGACTTGGCTGGCTCTAGTGATGAGTTAGAGCAAGTGAAGGAACATGTGAAATTAAATTTGCGGAGTAGTGGTATTGGTTCCCCACATATTTATGCTTTATCCAGTATGCAAGCATTGAAGGGGAAGATCAGTGGTGATGATTCATTACAACTGCATTCAGGATTTACGGCTTTTGAGAACTCCTTGAATGATTTCGCAGGGAAAGAGCTGCCTGGATTATCCATCCAAGCAGCCAGACAGGAGATTACCTCAGCACGAATGCGTGCAGATGAGTGGGATCGTATATCACGACAAGATGAGGTTACCAGAGGGGTACAACGTCAGGAGTTAGCTAAGACATGGATCGATGCAAGTAGATTATTAAGTCAGTTTGAGAAGATGGAAGGCGTCGAGAAGGACATCGAACAAGAAACGAAAGAATTGCTATTTCATGTGCGACAACGGATCTATTATCGCATAGGGACATTCTTTCAAGAATCCTTTCACCCATCCGTACTTCGTGATGGAGCTGGTTCTTTGAAAGAAATCTACATGGATTGTGGTCGTGAGTTAGAACAAATCTTATTAAGAGAGATTGACCAAGAAGTATGGGCTACCACCTTGAGACTTGAGTTGCAGTCAAAAAAGATTCTAGATGAAGCAGCGAGTCGCTTAAGCGAACAACTCCAAGAACTAGATGAAGGTATATTGTTAACTAACCTAAAGGAAGTTAAGGATTGGGAACTTCCTAATATCCAAGCAAGTCATTTTCATCAATCTATGGATTGGCAAGCAGTATGGCATATTTTCAAGTCACCAAAAGCATTCTTTGAAGGGAAGGGTCGAGAGAAACTACGTCATGATATTGAACCAACATTGAAAGAGGCGATCGCAGAAGTTGTTCAATCACGACAACAATATTTAGCTAACTTTTATAATACGGAATTTCAGCAGGCTCTTCATCGTCGAGGTTCTGTACTCAGCGAACAATTACAGGAAAGTTATAATGTGATGGAAGAGACGTTGCAAGGAGCAGATTCTCTTGGTCAATGGCAAGAATTAAGTAAGAATTTGATCATATTCGAGCAAGTCATGAATGACTTAACTAGATAA
- a CDS encoding ABC transporter ATP-binding protein encodes MNVLRQLQSFFWDKRKFLYLSIFALAIATALGLVTPILLSRLIDDAIVPKQFDKVPMLAISVILVVIAKALMQFVSGTLGGRLGNHLAYRLRNACYEKLQYLSFRYYDTAKTGDLMSRLTGDLEAIRNFIGFGLAQMMNTGLMVLFGSIMMFSINWQLTLCTMVSVPFLIVVALRFEGKIHPAFREMRLALSSLTTAVQENVTGVRTVKSFAREPHEVEKFSIRNERYKTNQIFTSTLWSHFFPLMEFLASISVVLLLTVGGTFVINGTLSLGELVAFFSLIWYIIGPMWNIGFLINNYTQSEASGERVLELLNHPIDVKDREDAKELKSEDVQGHITFDHVTFAYGNAVPAVKDINFDAPSGSVIGFLGGTGSGKSTIIQLLMHAYNVNEGNIKLDGIDIRDITVYSLRNQIASVFQETFLFSSSIQNNISYGLKNVSMDEIIRAAELAKAHEFIMEMPDGYNTIVGERGMGLSGGQKQRIAIARALLKNPKILILDDATSAVDMETEHEIQSGFQEVMKGRTTFIIAHRISSLRHADEILVLDEGKVVQRGKHEYLISVPGPYQDVYQIQYADHISRIPGEAEKQVRS; translated from the coding sequence ATGAATGTACTAAGGCAACTGCAGAGCTTCTTCTGGGACAAAAGAAAGTTCTTGTACTTATCGATCTTTGCATTGGCCATTGCAACTGCGCTAGGTTTAGTAACGCCCATACTACTTAGCAGATTGATTGATGACGCGATTGTACCTAAGCAGTTCGACAAAGTTCCGATGCTTGCTATTAGTGTCATACTTGTCGTAATCGCAAAGGCGCTCATGCAATTTGTGAGTGGAACATTAGGAGGTAGATTGGGGAATCATTTAGCATATCGTTTACGAAATGCATGTTATGAGAAATTGCAATATCTATCTTTTCGTTATTATGATACTGCCAAGACAGGGGATCTTATGTCTCGTCTAACGGGGGATCTAGAAGCCATTCGTAACTTTATTGGATTCGGATTAGCACAAATGATGAACACTGGGTTAATGGTGTTATTTGGTTCTATAATGATGTTCTCCATTAACTGGCAGCTCACACTATGCACAATGGTAAGCGTTCCCTTTTTAATCGTTGTAGCATTGAGATTTGAAGGGAAAATCCATCCTGCATTCCGAGAAATGCGTTTAGCACTAAGTTCTCTGACTACTGCCGTACAAGAGAATGTTACCGGAGTTAGAACGGTGAAATCTTTTGCGCGTGAGCCACATGAAGTTGAGAAATTTTCCATTCGTAATGAACGGTATAAGACGAACCAAATCTTTACTTCTACCTTATGGAGTCATTTTTTCCCGCTCATGGAGTTCCTAGCTTCAATTAGTGTAGTCTTACTGCTAACGGTCGGGGGAACTTTTGTTATTAACGGAACACTCTCATTAGGAGAATTGGTTGCATTCTTCAGTTTGATCTGGTACATAATCGGTCCTATGTGGAATATTGGATTCCTAATTAACAACTATACTCAGTCTGAGGCATCAGGCGAGCGTGTATTAGAATTACTTAACCATCCAATAGATGTTAAAGACCGCGAAGATGCAAAAGAGTTGAAGTCAGAAGATGTACAGGGACATATTACGTTTGATCATGTTACCTTTGCCTATGGAAATGCAGTACCAGCAGTAAAAGATATTAATTTTGATGCTCCATCAGGTTCGGTCATTGGATTCCTCGGTGGAACGGGTTCAGGTAAATCAACGATCATTCAATTATTGATGCATGCTTATAACGTGAATGAAGGAAATATTAAGCTTGACGGAATAGATATACGTGATATTACAGTTTATAGTCTGCGGAACCAGATTGCTTCTGTGTTTCAAGAAACTTTCCTATTCTCATCAAGCATTCAGAATAATATCTCATATGGGTTGAAGAATGTTTCTATGGACGAAATTATTCGCGCAGCAGAGTTAGCGAAAGCTCATGAGTTTATTATGGAAATGCCTGATGGTTATAATACGATTGTTGGAGAACGTGGAATGGGGCTTTCAGGTGGTCAGAAGCAACGTATTGCTATTGCTCGCGCTCTATTAAAGAATCCTAAGATTCTCATTCTAGATGATGCAACAAGTGCGGTTGATATGGAAACAGAACATGAGATTCAGTCCGGATTCCAAGAAGTTATGAAAGGGCGTACAACATTTATTATTGCCCATCGTATTTCATCACTGCGGCATGCGGATGAAATTCTAGTGTTAGATGAAGGTAAGGTTGTACAAAGAGGTAAACATGAATATTTAATTAGTGTACCGGGCCCTTATCAAGATGTTTACCAAATCCAGTACGCTGACCATATCTCCCGAATACCCGGGGAAGCAGAAAAGCAGGTGAGATCATGA
- a CDS encoding response regulator, with product MYKLILVDDEEDVREGLLDEISWEEHGFEVLDKAENGREAIELIERYHPDVVVTDIQMPFMNGLELAEWIRINVPNTKIIILTGFDEFEYAQKAIKMQIDEYVLKPFSAQELVDVLLKVKGILDEELADQANLHNLLQHYRKSLPIMKGKFLSSLVTRRLSIEEINEKSVSYELNLKASLYMVSIVRVDYFNAELQQMVHPPMQLTSQESLKDTKDRQLQLFAVFNIANEICLKHKIGEVFLHHDDVVLLMMMDDQDLHPQKELPEILQILDEVRQNVEKYLKLTVTIGAGTITNNLENINFSYHDALQALDYRLLLGNNRVIWIDDVESRAEQYKLEPLQYDELNQQMLIRSIKVGTAQEVRHMVETLFAGQEMLHLSVKDCHVYVLEILTSIMKIAKEFRMELDELLASKDYFAEFTKFNNLDEVECWIAGICVKLMNHISKGRQSSYNQLVNDAKAYIAIHYQENDISINTVCKHLHISTGYFSGIFKKEVKMTFVNYLMHLRMEQAKDLLRSSQLRTFEIAEQVGFIDPNYFSFCFRKRFGISPKEYRNNIGEAVTSED from the coding sequence ATGTATAAGCTTATTCTAGTAGATGACGAAGAAGACGTAAGAGAAGGATTGCTTGATGAAATATCATGGGAAGAGCATGGTTTCGAAGTGCTGGATAAGGCGGAGAATGGTCGAGAAGCGATAGAATTGATTGAGAGATATCATCCTGATGTTGTCGTAACAGATATTCAAATGCCTTTTATGAATGGATTGGAGCTTGCGGAGTGGATCAGAATAAATGTTCCGAATACGAAAATTATTATATTAACCGGATTTGATGAATTTGAATACGCTCAAAAGGCGATTAAGATGCAGATTGATGAATATGTCCTAAAACCCTTTTCAGCCCAAGAATTAGTGGATGTATTGTTGAAAGTGAAAGGTATTCTGGATGAAGAATTGGCTGATCAAGCTAACTTACATAATTTGCTCCAACATTACCGTAAAAGTCTTCCGATTATGAAAGGAAAATTTCTATCTTCTCTTGTAACTAGACGACTGTCAATTGAAGAAATCAATGAAAAAAGCGTAAGTTACGAGCTTAACTTAAAAGCTTCATTATATATGGTATCTATCGTACGAGTGGATTATTTCAATGCTGAACTTCAACAGATGGTACATCCACCTATGCAATTGACATCACAAGAATCTTTAAAAGATACCAAAGATCGTCAATTACAATTATTCGCAGTATTTAATATTGCCAATGAGATCTGTCTCAAGCACAAGATCGGTGAAGTGTTTCTACATCATGATGATGTTGTTCTATTAATGATGATGGATGATCAGGATTTACATCCACAGAAGGAACTTCCAGAAATACTACAAATACTAGATGAAGTAAGACAGAATGTTGAGAAATATTTAAAGCTAACGGTAACTATTGGTGCTGGAACCATAACAAATAATCTTGAAAATATAAATTTTTCATATCATGATGCATTACAGGCTTTGGATTACCGTTTATTGTTGGGAAATAATCGCGTGATATGGATCGATGATGTGGAATCTAGAGCCGAACAATATAAACTTGAGCCCCTTCAATATGATGAATTGAATCAACAAATGTTAATTCGCTCGATCAAGGTGGGGACTGCGCAGGAAGTAAGACATATGGTAGAGACGCTTTTTGCGGGACAGGAGATGCTTCATCTCTCGGTTAAGGATTGTCATGTATATGTACTGGAGATTTTGACGTCTATTATGAAGATCGCTAAGGAGTTTCGGATGGAGTTAGATGAGTTGCTGGCATCGAAAGATTATTTCGCTGAGTTTACGAAGTTTAATAACTTGGATGAAGTCGAATGTTGGATTGCGGGTATTTGTGTGAAACTGATGAACCATATTTCTAAGGGAAGACAATCAAGCTACAACCAACTCGTAAATGACGCCAAAGCGTATATTGCTATTCATTATCAAGAGAATGATATCTCCATTAATACGGTTTGTAAGCATCTACATATTAGTACGGGATATTTCAGTGGTATTTTTAAGAAAGAAGTAAAAATGACATTTGTGAATTACTTAATGCATTTACGTATGGAGCAAGCGAAGGACTTATTACGTTCTAGTCAGTTGCGTACTTTTGAAATAGCCGAGCAGGTAGGATTTATCGATCCTAATTATTTCAGTTTTTGTTTTCGAAAGAGGTTTGGCATCTCTCCTAAAGAATACCGGAATAATATAGGAGAGGCGGTAACGAGTGAAGACTAA
- the purT gene encoding formate-dependent phosphoribosylglycinamide formyltransferase, whose amino-acid sequence MWGAPFSANSRKMLLLGSGELGKEVVLEAQRLGIETIAVDRYKDAPAMQVAHRSHVIDMLDGEALKRIIRLEQPDVIVPEIEAIATHALLELENEGFHVVPTARAARLTMDREGIRRLASETLHLPTAGYRFADNLDELKAAVMELGTPCVVKPIMSSSGKGQSVCRTPDDVESCWTTALEGGRAKNTRVIIESFVDFESEITLLTVRSVSGTLFCPPIGHIQRDGDYVESWQPHQMSEAQLKQSQVVAKAITDELGGYGIFGVELFLTSDGVLFSEVSPRPHDTGMVTMVTQDLSEFALHVRAILGLPIEQVQLLSTGASATLKSSGYSSNYVVSGVAQALSLPRTQVRIFGKGEAKPGRRMAVALSTADHIDIARANAKHAASLLKVEVFDHE is encoded by the coding sequence GTGTGGGGTGCTCCTTTTTCTGCGAATTCCAGAAAAATGTTGCTGCTGGGCAGTGGAGAATTAGGAAAAGAAGTGGTTCTTGAAGCTCAACGTTTGGGAATTGAGACCATTGCCGTGGACCGCTATAAAGATGCTCCTGCAATGCAGGTAGCCCACAGGTCGCATGTGATTGATATGCTTGATGGAGAAGCATTGAAAAGGATTATAAGACTAGAACAACCAGATGTAATCGTTCCAGAGATTGAAGCTATTGCAACCCATGCACTACTAGAGCTCGAGAATGAAGGATTTCATGTGGTTCCAACTGCGCGTGCTGCTCGACTTACGATGGATCGCGAAGGGATTCGTCGTCTGGCATCAGAGACTCTTCATTTACCAACGGCTGGTTATCGCTTTGCGGATAATCTGGATGAACTGAAAGCAGCTGTTATGGAATTAGGCACACCATGTGTGGTGAAACCTATTATGAGTTCATCGGGGAAAGGTCAGAGTGTTTGCCGTACCCCAGATGATGTAGAATCATGTTGGACTACAGCTTTAGAAGGTGGACGAGCTAAAAACACACGGGTAATTATTGAGTCTTTTGTTGATTTTGAGAGTGAAATTACGCTTCTTACTGTACGTTCTGTATCGGGAACGCTGTTCTGCCCACCAATCGGCCATATACAGAGAGATGGCGATTATGTGGAGTCTTGGCAACCCCATCAGATGAGTGAAGCACAATTGAAACAATCACAAGTTGTTGCAAAAGCAATAACGGATGAATTGGGAGGATACGGCATTTTCGGAGTGGAATTATTCTTAACTTCAGATGGCGTCCTCTTTAGTGAGGTCTCACCACGTCCTCATGATACCGGTATGGTAACCATGGTGACTCAAGATTTATCAGAGTTTGCATTACACGTAAGAGCTATTCTGGGATTACCAATCGAACAGGTACAACTTCTATCAACTGGTGCATCTGCAACATTGAAATCTTCAGGTTATAGTTCTAATTATGTTGTAAGTGGAGTTGCTCAAGCACTCTCACTACCTCGTACTCAAGTTAGGATTTTCGGTAAAGGGGAAGCGAAGCCAGGAAGAAGAATGGCTGTTGCTTTGAGTACAGCTGATCATATTGACATTGCACGAGCAAATGCGAAGCATGCTGCCAGTCTTTTGAAAGTGGAGGTATTTGACCATGAATAG
- a CDS encoding ABC transporter ATP-binding protein, protein MKEPNAIKKGGARFVYQDDDIIDKAFDWGQFRRLFAYMKPYAKQLLPLIGLMMVLGTITKLTVPFLTSLAIDKAISSASPSLKMLYMLAAAILVLYVVQWIASSYRIKYMNIIGQRVIFDLRADLFKHIQKLSFNFFDKRPAGSILVRVTNDVNSLQELFTNGVVNLMIDCVQLVGIMVILLLINFKLGLAVIITVPIMFFISTKLRVKIRGAWQEVRMKGSRINSHLNESIQGIRVTQAYTQEQENMEFFDTMNKDAKKSWDRATTMNQGFGPLIEITGGFGTLILFWLGAYLIQQGELTIGLLVAFSSYVGNFWDPINRLGQMYNQLLVAMASSERIFEFMDEKPNIDDKSNAISLPQIKGDIELKKVIFEYEKGRQALKGIDLNVEAGQTIALVGHTGSGKSTIINLLSRFYDISDGQITIDGYDIRDVKVESLRSQIGIVLQDTFIFSGTIRDNIRFGRLDAKDEEVEAVAKAVNAHDFIQNLPQGYDTEVEERGNILSMGQRQLLSFARALLANPRILILDEATASIDTETELKIKEALKVLLQGRTSFIVAHRLSTIRHADKIVVLDHGEIMEEGNHAELIQQKGIYNGLIEAQFRFI, encoded by the coding sequence ATGAAGGAACCAAATGCCATCAAAAAAGGTGGAGCAAGGTTCGTCTATCAGGATGATGACATCATTGATAAAGCATTTGATTGGGGTCAATTCCGCAGATTGTTTGCATATATGAAACCATATGCGAAACAATTGTTACCGCTGATTGGTTTAATGATGGTTCTAGGAACGATCACGAAATTGACAGTGCCTTTTTTGACCAGTTTGGCGATCGATAAAGCAATTTCATCTGCTAGCCCTAGTCTAAAGATGTTATACATGCTTGCTGCAGCGATACTAGTATTATATGTTGTTCAGTGGATAGCTTCATCTTATCGTATTAAGTATATGAATATTATTGGACAGCGAGTTATTTTTGATCTACGTGCCGACTTATTTAAGCATATTCAAAAGCTATCATTTAATTTCTTTGATAAAAGACCTGCAGGTTCCATCCTAGTTCGAGTAACGAATGATGTGAATTCATTACAGGAGCTCTTTACAAATGGTGTCGTAAATTTAATGATTGATTGCGTTCAGCTCGTAGGGATCATGGTTATTTTATTACTGATTAACTTCAAGCTAGGTCTTGCAGTAATCATAACCGTACCGATTATGTTCTTTATTTCAACGAAATTAAGAGTGAAGATCAGGGGCGCTTGGCAGGAAGTTCGGATGAAAGGATCTCGGATCAATTCACATCTAAATGAATCGATTCAGGGGATTCGTGTTACTCAAGCCTATACGCAAGAACAAGAGAACATGGAATTCTTCGATACGATGAACAAAGATGCGAAGAAGTCATGGGATAGAGCAACAACGATGAACCAAGGGTTCGGTCCGTTGATAGAAATTACAGGTGGATTCGGTACATTGATTCTATTCTGGCTCGGTGCTTACTTAATCCAACAAGGTGAACTAACAATTGGTTTGCTAGTAGCTTTCTCAAGTTATGTAGGTAACTTCTGGGATCCAATTAATCGTCTAGGTCAGATGTATAATCAGTTATTAGTTGCAATGGCTTCTTCGGAACGTATTTTCGAATTTATGGATGAGAAACCTAACATTGACGATAAGTCTAATGCTATTTCACTTCCTCAAATTAAAGGGGATATTGAACTTAAGAAAGTCATATTCGAGTATGAAAAAGGTCGTCAAGCACTGAAAGGCATCGACTTAAATGTTGAAGCAGGTCAGACGATTGCATTAGTGGGGCATACGGGATCTGGAAAAAGTACGATTATCAACTTGTTGAGTCGCTTTTATGATATTTCGGATGGACAGATCACCATTGACGGATATGATATCCGTGATGTGAAGGTGGAAAGTTTACGAAGTCAGATCGGGATCGTCTTGCAAGATACCTTCATATTCTCAGGTACGATTCGAGATAACATTCGATTCGGTCGGTTGGACGCGAAGGATGAAGAAGTTGAAGCTGTAGCCAAAGCAGTAAATGCACATGATTTCATTCAAAATTTACCACAAGGATATGATACAGAAGTAGAAGAACGTGGGAATATCCTATCTATGGGACAACGTCAACTTTTATCATTCGCCAGAGCATTACTTGCTAATCCACGCATCCTCATATTGGATGAAGCAACAGCAAGCATTGATACGGAGACAGAATTAAAGATCAAAGAAGCATTGAAAGTTCTACTTCAAGGCAGAACATCATTTATTGTTGCGCATAGACTGTCAACAATACGGCATGCGGATAAGATTGTGGTTCTGGATCATGGCGAAATTATGGAAGAAGGAAATCACGCTGAATTGATCCAACAAAAAGGAATCTATAATGGTCTTATCGAAGCGCAATTTCGATTTATTTAA
- a CDS encoding NAD/NADP transhydrogenase alpha subunit, whose translation MKCISVYTNNFEQFSDIFETIVDAEFAENEEKEVEGITVSHSGEVPEHYFERMSQKPEVVVMRDKSRGVTILQHGSVFEILIPDLEGAVL comes from the coding sequence ATGAAATGTATTTCCGTATATACAAACAATTTTGAACAATTTTCCGATATTTTCGAGACGATTGTTGATGCTGAATTTGCAGAGAATGAAGAGAAGGAAGTGGAGGGCATCACGGTCAGCCACTCCGGAGAAGTACCAGAACATTATTTCGAACGTATGTCACAGAAACCAGAAGTTGTAGTTATGAGAGATAAATCACGTGGTGTGACGATTCTCCAACATGGTTCTGTATTTGAAATATTGATTCCTGATCTAGAGGGTGCTGTTCTTTAA
- a CDS encoding GNAT family N-acetyltransferase → MNSSLSTPTLCIRNFKWDDLERLTALMRELNYPTTLAVMKERMEEMESSPLHCTLIAEVNDKVVGEISLRNVVSYANAEPSTQITSIVVDKDYHGQGIGKRLVRNAEEWSKSNGSKLLFLKSGNRVERAPARSFYKHIGFTNVGYLFSKSL, encoded by the coding sequence ATGAATAGTAGTCTTTCTACGCCAACGTTGTGTATACGTAATTTTAAATGGGATGATTTGGAACGCCTTACTGCATTAATGAGAGAATTGAATTACCCTACAACATTAGCGGTGATGAAAGAACGGATGGAAGAAATGGAATCCAGTCCTTTGCATTGTACCCTGATTGCTGAAGTCAATGACAAAGTTGTGGGTGAAATAAGCCTTCGCAATGTTGTAAGTTATGCTAATGCTGAACCATCAACACAAATCACCTCGATTGTGGTAGATAAAGATTACCATGGCCAAGGTATTGGTAAGAGATTAGTTCGTAACGCAGAAGAATGGAGTAAGAGTAATGGGAGCAAACTTCTATTTCTTAAGAGTGGAAATCGCGTAGAACGCGCTCCTGCACGATCATTTTATAAACACATTGGTTTTACTAATGTTGGGTACCTTTTTAGTAAATCATTGTAG